One Elaeis guineensis isolate ETL-2024a chromosome 10, EG11, whole genome shotgun sequence genomic window carries:
- the LOC105032833 gene encoding myb-related protein MYBAS2 isoform X1: MVTVKEETRKGPWTEQEDQQLVCFVGLFGERRWDFIAKVSGLNRTGKSCRLRWVNYLHPGLKRGRMTPQEERLILELHSRWGNRWSRIARKLPGRTDNEIKNYWRTHMRKKAQERKREAISPSSSSSSLTYQSPSLSEPPSEVGLERQHELNKAGGCCCMTAGLDEEEEGAKGYYSMDQIWNELATTPEAISGLSLEECKVEVCDTSWPPMPSPIWEYSSEPLWKMDDEEFKMFPPVDDLLVSNYQHGREFCN; this comes from the exons ATGGTGACGGTGAAAGAAGAGACCCGAAAGGGCCCGTGGACGGAGCAGGAGGACCAGCAACTGGTATGCTTTGTGGGCTTATTCGGGGAACGTCGTTGGGATTTCATAGCCAAAGTCTCAG GTCTCAACAGAACAGGCAAGAGTTGCAGGTTACGCTGGGTTAATTACCTGCACCCGGGTCTCAAGCGCGGCCGGATGACCCCTCAGGAAGAGCGCCTCATCCTCGAGCTCCATTCCCGCTGGGGAAATAG GTGGTCTAGGATTGCTCGAAAGCTCCCCGGTCGCACCGATAATGAGATCAAGAACTACTGGAGGACTCATATGAGAAAAAAGGcccaagagagaaagagagaggcgaTTTCTCCTTCGTCATCTTCGTCGTCGCTGACCTATCAGTCTCCCTCTCTAAGTGAACCACCATCAGAAGTTGGGCTCGAGCGGCAGCATGAGCTTAACAAGGCCGGTGGTTGCTGCTGCATGACTGCAGGGTTGGACGAGGAGGAGGAAGGTGCCAAGGGATACTACTCCATGGATCAGATCTGGAATGAGCTTGCTACTACACCTGAAGCAATCAGCGGGCTGAGCTTGGAGGAATGTAAGGTTGAAGTATGTGATACTTCCTGGCCTCCAATGCCCTCTCCTATTTGGGAGTACAGCTCTGAACCGCTCTGGAAGATGGATGATGAAGAGTTCAAGATGTTTCCTCCCGTCGATGACCTTTTGGTCTCTAACTACCAACACGGTAGAGAGTTTTGTAACTGA
- the LOC105032833 gene encoding myb-related protein MYBAS2 isoform X2: MTPQEERLILELHSRWGNRWSRIARKLPGRTDNEIKNYWRTHMRKKAQERKREAISPSSSSSSLTYQSPSLSEPPSEVGLERQHELNKAGGCCCMTAGLDEEEEGAKGYYSMDQIWNELATTPEAISGLSLEECKVEVCDTSWPPMPSPIWEYSSEPLWKMDDEEFKMFPPVDDLLVSNYQHGREFCN; encoded by the exons ATGACCCCTCAGGAAGAGCGCCTCATCCTCGAGCTCCATTCCCGCTGGGGAAATAG GTGGTCTAGGATTGCTCGAAAGCTCCCCGGTCGCACCGATAATGAGATCAAGAACTACTGGAGGACTCATATGAGAAAAAAGGcccaagagagaaagagagaggcgaTTTCTCCTTCGTCATCTTCGTCGTCGCTGACCTATCAGTCTCCCTCTCTAAGTGAACCACCATCAGAAGTTGGGCTCGAGCGGCAGCATGAGCTTAACAAGGCCGGTGGTTGCTGCTGCATGACTGCAGGGTTGGACGAGGAGGAGGAAGGTGCCAAGGGATACTACTCCATGGATCAGATCTGGAATGAGCTTGCTACTACACCTGAAGCAATCAGCGGGCTGAGCTTGGAGGAATGTAAGGTTGAAGTATGTGATACTTCCTGGCCTCCAATGCCCTCTCCTATTTGGGAGTACAGCTCTGAACCGCTCTGGAAGATGGATGATGAAGAGTTCAAGATGTTTCCTCCCGTCGATGACCTTTTGGTCTCTAACTACCAACACGGTAGAGAGTTTTGTAACTGA